One Solanum lycopersicum chromosome 2, SLM_r2.1 genomic region harbors:
- the LOC101267376 gene encoding peroxidase 25, which yields MLLYKNSSIVSHQFCNTLRKMENLCLVFLLIVSIVFPVLGQGGLKTGFYSSSCPNAESIVKSTVQAEFDKDPTIAAGLLRLHFHDCFVRGCDGSVLISGSSAERNAVTNTGLRGFEVIDDAKSKLEASCLGVVSCADILALAARDAVDLVGGPSWGVPTGRRDGRNSSSSEAMNLPSPFDTVEVQRSKFAAKGLDDHDLVTLVGAHTIGQTDCRFVSYRLYNFTKTGNADPSIDQQFLTQLKTMCPKDGDGSKKVDLDKDSQLNFDVSFFKNIRNGNGILESDQRLFGDSSTKDVVDKYAGSIRGLLGLRFNYNFKQAMIKMSSIEVKTGTDGEIRKVCSRFNHYY from the exons atGCTCTTGTATAAAAATAGTAGTATAGTGAGCCATCAATTTTGTAACACACTGAGGAAGATGGAGAATTTGTGTTTGGTTTTTCTTTTGATAGTATCAATTGTTTTTCCTGTCCTCGGTCAGGGAGGACTAAAAACAGGGTTTTATTCATCTTCATGCCCAAATGCAGAGTCCATAGTGAAGTCAACAGTTCAAGCAGAGTTTGATAAAGATCCTACAATTGCTGCTGGTTTACTCAGGCTTCATTTTCATGATTGCTTTGTTCGG GGTTGTGATGGTTCTGTTTTGATATCTGGAAGCTCAGCTGAAAGAAATGCAGTGACTAATACGGGACTGAGAGGATTTGAAGTGATTGATGATGCAAAATCAAAGCTTGAAGCTTCATGCCTTGGCGTTGTCTCTTGTGCTGATATCCTAGCTTTAGCAGCTCGTGATGCAGTAGACTTG GTTGGAGGTCCAAGCTGGGGAGTACCTACTGGTAGAAGAGATGGTAGAAACTCTTCATCCTCAGAAGCAATGAACTTACCTTCACCATTTGACACAGTTGAGGTCCAGAGGAGCAAGTTTGCAGCTAAAGGCCTCGATGATCATGATCTCGTCACCCTTGTTG GGGCACATACAATTGGACAAACGGATTGCAGATTCGTTAGTTATCGACTATACAACTTTACAAAAACAGGAAATGCAGATCCAAGCATAGACCAACAATTCTTAACACAACTTAAGACTATGTGTCCGAAAGATGGTGATGGATCGAAGAAGGTTGATTTAGACAAAGACAGCCAGTTGAATTTTGATGTGAGTTTTTTCAAGAATATTAGAAATGGAAATGGGATTCTTGAGTCAGATCAGAGGTTGTTTGGTGACTCTTCAACAAAAGATGTTGTAGATAAATATGCAGGGAGTATAAGGGGACTGTTGGGGTTAAGATTCAATTATAACTTTAAACAAGCTATGATTAAAATGAGTAGCATTGAAGTTAAGACTGGCACTGATGGGGAGATTAGAAAAGTGTGTTCCAGGTTCAATCACTATTATTAA